TTCTTCGTCCCATCCCCACTCTTTGACAAGCTGACTGACCACTTCACGACGCCAGCCAACGCATGCGCGTTCGCGGCTGAGTTTTTCACAAACTTTGAGATAGAAACATCGACGCACCAGATCGAGACGCGTGTGGTCATCAATGGCTTTCAGGTATTCGGTAACGCGTTCCAGCATCATGCAGTAAGCATCAAGCCCGAAGGAGACGATTTCCCCGTCGTGCAGGCGCTGTTTGATATCTTTTGCCAGCAGACGTGGCGTGGGGTATTCCCAGGAATACGCCTCAAGCAGCAGCGTTTTTAACACCGCTTTGTACGGTGAATCGATGCTTTTGTAGAGCTGCCACAGGCTTGCGCCAAAGTATTCTTCAGCAGACAGGGAGCTTAAGCCGCCCAGATCCAACCATTCGTTTGGCGTTAATACACCTTGTGAATAGAGCGACATGACGTAATCGTCATAATGCTCTTCCTCTTCGCACGGCACCATATTCCACAGAATACGCTTACCGGCGAGGCGCACAGCACTGCGATAAAATTCATCCAGCAGTAAAATGTGCTGCGTTGAGCCGCAGTCTTCACCACCCAGACTGCCACTTTCATTATGGCGGAAACGGTTTTCGTCAATCAGGAAGAAGCTCACTTCTACGCCCAGCGACGCCGCCCAACTTTCGAGCAGGCTGCATTTACGCTGCAACAGCTGACGCTCTTCGTTATCAAGCCAGGACTGATGACAAACCCAGATATCCAGGTCAGAAGAACAGCTTTGTCCTACCGATGAGGTACTCCCCATGGTGTAAATGCCGGTAATAGGCAACTCACCTTCTGGAGATTCCTGCGTCGGCATACCGCGGTAGAGTTCGAGTTCGCTGAGGTAATGCTGTTGGGTTTCATCAGGCGTGTAAATGCAGATGCCCTTGGGAACGTTACCGTCAAGGTAGCCCGGCATCAGCGGATGGTGGTAGTGCAATAATGTAGGCAGCAGACTGTAGACCTGTTGGAAAGCAGGTCCCATGGCAGCAAGCGCACGATCCACGCGCAATTGATTTATGGCATCCAGTCTCTGTTTCAGAGTCTCAATATAGAGGTACAAGACATATCGCCTGATGTTTCCGGACGTAGCAACCGTTCAAAACAGCGAAAGATTACGAGCCCGCAGTATTTCAAAAAAGAACCGTTACCCTTTTTCGCCCTTATCATTATGGTGGTACAGACGAAAAAATGGTCTAAAACGTGATCAATCTAACACCTTGCCGATTGACCGTAAAGAAAGATGCGCTACAGACAAGTGTAGCATCGATCTTAACGTGTAAATTCCTTAATACGGCTGCGGATGGCCAGAGCACCGCCTCGTCCCTCTCCCCCTCATCGACCGTAAAACTGACATCCCAGAGTCAACAATGTTAGGATGGGCGGCGGACGATAAGGACGGTAACAAGCATGTTAGACAATGTTTTGAGAATTGCCACACGCCAAAGCCCACTCGCGCTTTGGCAGGCACAATATGTGAAGCAGCGCCTCGAAGCCTGCCATCAAGGGTTGCGTGTTGAACTGGTTCCGATGGTGACGCGCGGCGATGTGATTCTGGATACGCCCCTGGCAAAAGTGGGTGGAAAAGGCTTGTTTGTCAAAGAGCTGGAAATCGCACTGCTTGAGAACCGCGCCGATATCGCCGTCCATTCAATGAAGGATGTGCCAGTCGAATTCCCAGAAGGATTAGGGCTGGTGACAATTTGCGAGCGCGAAGATCCCCGCGATGCTTTCGTCTCAAACCGCTACGCTTCTTTGGATGATTTGCCCAAAGGAAGCGTGGTTGGCACGTCAAGTTTACGCCGTCAGTGTCAACTGGCTGAACGCCGCCCAGACTTGGTCATCCGCTCTCTGCGCGGAAACGTCGGCACGCGCCTCGGCAAGCTCGATAATGGTGATTATGATGCCATTATTCTGGCGGTCGCTGGCCTTAAGCGCCTTGGGCTGGAATCACGAATTCGCGTCGCGATGCCACCAGAACTGTGCCTGCCCGCCGTCGGTCAGGGTGCCGTGGGGATTGAATGTCGTCTCGATGACGACCGCACCCGCGCGCTGCTCTCGCCGCTAAATCATGATGAAACCGCTATTCGCGTCCAGGCTGAGCGGGCAATGAACATGCGACTTGAAGGCGGCTGTCAGGTTCCGATTGGCAGCTATGCTGAATTGATTAACGGTGAGCTTTGGCTGCGCGCATTAGTGGGCGCACCAGACGGTTCACAGATGGTGCGTGGTGAACGCCGCGGCTTGCCGCAAGATGCCGAAATGCTGGGCATATCACTGGCCGATGAGCTGCTGAACAATGGCGCGCGCGCGATCCTGGCAGACGTTTATAACGGAGAACCACCAGCATGAATATTCTCGTCACCCGCCCGTCTCCCGCAGGAGAGCAGTTAGTGAGCCGTCTGCGCGCACTTGGGCAGGTGGCATGGAGCTTTCCGCTGATTGAGTTCTCCCCGGGTCGCGAGCTTTCTACGCTCGCCGACTCTCTTTATGCCCTGCAAGAAGGCGATCTCGTTTTCGCATTGTCACAACATGCCGTGGAATTTGCGCAAGCCCAGTTGCAGCAAGAAAACAAACGCTGGCCGACTGCACCGCGCTATTTTGCCATCGGGCGTACCACCGCGCTGGCATTGCATACCGTCAGTGGAATTGACGTTCGCTATCCATTAGATCGGGAAATCAGCGAAGTCTTGCTACAATTACCTGAATTACAAACTGTTGCTGGAAAGCGCGCGCTGGTTCTTCGCGGAAACGGTGGGCGTGAATTATTGGGCGAAACCCTAACGGATCGCGGCGCAGAGGTCACTTTTTGCGAGTGCTATCAGCGCTGTGCGAAATATTATGACGGGGCAGAAGAGGCGATGCGCTGGCATCTGCGCGGCGTGGATACGCTGGTGGTCACCAGCGGCGAAATGCTGCAACAACTCTGGTCGCTGATCCCGCAATGGTATCGTGAAAACTGGTTACTCCGCTGCCGACTGCTGGTCGTCAGTGAGCGTCTGGCGAACCTCGCCCGGGAATTGGGCTGGCAAGATATTCGGATCGCTGATAACGCCGACAACGATGCGCTGCTGCGCGCATTACAATAACTCTCATAATGGGAAGCCATAATGACGGAACACGAAAAATCCTCCGCCGTGGTTGAAGAGACCAGGGAGACTGTGGAGATCACGCCACAGCCAGAGATGACTGAGAAAACAGTTGAGAAGAAAAACGGCAATAACAAAACCAGTCTGGCGCTGAGCGCTATCGCGATTGCCATTGCGCTGGCGGCGGGCGTTGGCTTATATGGCGTGGTGAAAAAACAAGCGACGAATCAGTCTGCGACCAGCGATGCGCTGGTGAATCAGATAACGGCCCTGCAAAAAGCGCAAGAAACGCAGAAAGCCGAGCTGGAAAGCGTGATTAAGCAACAATCGACGCAGCTTGCCGAAGCCAATACGAAGCAGGAAGAGCTGACAAAACAGCTCGGTGAAGTGCAAGAAAAAGTTGCGACGATTTCGGGGACAGATGCCAAAACCTGGCTGCTGTCCCAAGCGGATTTCCTGGTGAAACTGGCTGGGCGCAAGCTGTGGAGCGATCAGGATGTCACCACTGCCGCTGCACTGCTGAAGAGCGCGGACGCCAGCCTGGCTGACATGAACGATCCAAGTCTTATCACCGCACGTCGTGCTATTACCGAAGATATCGCCAGCCTGGGTGCCGTCTCGCAGGTCGATTACGACGGCATTATTCTTAAAGTCAATCAGCTGTCGAATCAGATTGATAACCTGCGTCTGGCCGATAACAACGATGACGATACCCCGATGGATTCTGACGGCACTGAGCTGTCGAGTTCTCTGAGCGAGTGGCGCATCAACCTGCAAAAAAGCTGGCAGAACTTTATGGACAGCTTCATTACTGTCCGCCGTCGTGACGAGACCGCCGTGCCGCTGTTAGCACCGAACCAGGATGTCTATCTGCGCGAAAACATTCGTTCCCGCCTGCTGGTCGCCGCACAGGCCGTACCACGTCATCAGGAAGAGACGTACAAACAGGCGCTGGATAATGTGTCTACATGGGTGCGTGCTTACTACGACACCAGCGATGCCACTACGACGGCGTTTTTGGATGATGTTGATAAGCTGAGTCAGCAGAACATCACGATGAACGTGCCGGACCAGCTCGAAAGCCAGCCAATTCTGGAAAAGCTGATGCAAACACGCGTGCGTAATTTGCTGGCACAGCCCGGCGTTGCGGCAGAACCCGCAGCCGAAGCGCCAGCCGCTGCCGCTGAAAGCGCCCCGCAAGGAGAGTAGCGATGCTTAAAGTTCTCTTCCTCTTCTTATTGTTGATCGCCGGGATCGTACTGGGGCCAATGCTTGCGGGCCATCAAGGCTACGTGCTGATCCAGACCGATAACTACAATATCGAAACGAGCGTCACGGGCCTGGTGATCATCTTGATCCTCACCATGGTGGCGCTGTTCGCCATCGAATGGATCCTGCGCCGTATTTTCCGCACGGGCGCACATACCCGCAGCTGGTTTGTTGGCCGCAAACGCCGTCGTGCACGCAAGCAGACCGAACAGGCGCTGCTGAAACTGGCTGAAGGCGATTATCAGCAAGTTGAAAAGCTGATGACCAAAAACGCCGATCACGCTGAGCAGCCGGTGGTTAACTATCTGCTAGCCGCAGAAGCCGCCCAGCAGCGCGGCGATGAAATGCGTGCCAATCAGCATCTTGAGCGCGCGTCCGAACTGGCTTCTAACGACCAGATTCCAGTTGAAATTACACGCGTGCGTCTGCAACTGGCGCGAGGTGAAAACCACGCAGCGCGTCACGGTGTTGACCGTCTGCTGGAAATCACGCCACACCATCCGGAAGTGCTGCGTCTGGCAGAGCAGGCTTATATCCGCACCGGCGCCTGGGGTTCATTGCTGGATATTATTCCTTCTATGGCAAAAGCCGACGTGGGTGATGATGAACACCGTGATGCGCTGCAGCGTCAGGCGTGGATTGGCCTGATGGATCAGGCGCGGGCCGATCTGGGTAGCGACGGTCTGAAAACCTGGTGGAAGAATCAGAGCCGTAAAACGCGCCAGCAAGTTCCATTGCAGGTGGCGATGGCAGAACATCTCATCGAATGTGACGATCATGACACCGCGCAGGCGATCATTCTTGATGGCTTGAAGCGTCAGTATGACGATCGTCTGGTGATGGTGATCCCGCGTCTCAAGACCAACAATCCTGAGCAGATGGAAAAAATGTTACGCCAGCAGATCAAGACGGTGGGCGATCGTCCGCTGCTATGGAGCACGCTGGGTCAGTCGCTGATGAAGCACGGCGAATGGCAGGAGGCGAGCCTCGCTTTCCGCGCTGCGTTGAAACAGCGCCCGGATGCGTTTGATTATGCATGGCTTGCCGACTCGCTGGACAAACAGCACAAGCCAGAAGAAGCCGCGGCGATGCGTCGTGATGGCCTGCTGCTCACCTTGCAGAATAACGGCAGTCAGGTGTAAGCATCATAAAGGAGGCCAAAACGGCCTCCTTTTTTTATTCCCTTTCTCCTGCTACATTCTTTGCAACGTCATTAGAGAACGCCCCCGCCAATGTAACGATGTCTTTTCATTAACCTTTTTCCCTACACGCGCATTTTGCCGCGTGGAATAAATCGTTCTTGAAAGGACCGTTTTTATGAATACCCTTTTGTATGCGCTTTTTGAAGCGCTGCGACGCCACCGTTGGCTGCGCATGCTGGCCTGTGCATTCGTCTTTACCTCTCTGGGGAATGGCTTAACACAGGTCGTTATCTTTGGCTTGCTGTTGAGCTGGAAAGCCCCCGCCTCATTGCTCACAGTCGCCTATTTGTTCGCGACCTTACCCGGATTTATTGGCAGCCTGATAGGAGAAAAACTCTGTCGAGTTTACTCGCCTGTACACCTGCTAATACTGACGGAACTCTTAGGCCTCACGGCTCTACTCTTTCCCCTGCTAGGCATTCATTATCACAGCGTCACGGCATTATTAGCCGTTCAATCAACGGAAGCTCTCCTTACCGGGATGAGCTGGCCTGCCCTCACCCTGCTGTTCAAGCGGGCTTTAACCACGGCCGAACTCCCTGCCGCAACCTGTCTGGAAAATGTGATTTTTGCTTCGCAAGTGTTGCTAGGGATGGGGTTGGGGATTGTGCTGTTTGACTATCTGTCGGTACTGACTTTGTTGGCGATAGACGCCGCCAGCTTTGTCGGATCTCTCGTGATGTTATCGCTGGCGGGAAGCGCGCTGACGTTAACTGCTACAGATCCTGTAAAAATCACTACGCCAGAACCGTTGCACTGGAAGAAACTTTCCCGGCGACAAAAGCGTAGCCTCCTGCTGCTTCCGGCTCTGGCAGCCGTGGGTGCGCCTGCGATGGCGCTGCTTCCCGCTCTAGCGCAGCATATCAACCCCACCAACGCCGCGGGGCTAGCACTCCCCTTGCTGTTCGCCCGTAGCCTCGGGCAATTGTGCGGACCGATGATGATGAACAGAGACAGTCTTCCGCGCTACGCAAATCGCAATCGTCCTTTGCTGACCTGCCTGAGCATCTTTTTACTGGCTTATGGACTGCTCCCGCTTTTTGCGGGAGTGCAGACGGCGGCCCTGGGGATGATTTTTGTCGCGCATCTGGCATCAAACATTGTGTTTGCAGCCGGAACGTACGGGGTATTGAGCCATTTTGAGACGCTACAGGTTTCAGCCGCGAGCGGTAAGGCATGGCGATGGCAAACCTTTAGCGCGTCAGTGTTTACCTGTTTTGCAGCAACGCTTGCCTCAACGCTTGGGGCGGTTCAGGCATTGTATATCGTGTCCGCCAGCGCGTTAATCATTGTGGCGGCAGTGATGGCGCGTTACCGGGAATAATCCATAAAAAAACGCCTGCTAAAAAGCAGGCGTTAAACAGATCTATTCGACAACATATTTGGTGCTTCACTCAACGTTGTGTCCATGGTGTTTGATGAGGCCGAAGCGACATCTGTCGGTGGACGATAAGCACCGTAAATGGCTCTGCGTCATTCCTGAGTTTATGAGGCACTAAGGCGAACATAAGAGGTGGAATGAGCATCTACATGTATATTATTGCATGTTACGTGCCAAGGTTGCATCCAGAACTTATTCGCTTTGCAACATTTTAAGAATTAAGGAATTTTTTCTTTTTGGAGTGAGTACGTGCAGAAAGAGAGAGCGCAAAGCTAACCAAGATGTCTCCTGGCAGAGACACTATAATCCAGTTATGATAATTACCTTATAAATCAGATAGCTATATGTCTCTGAATGGCGACAAACCGTGATAACGTTGTCGGGAAATGACTACAGATTAAGGAATCGCAGAAAACAAAAAACCCCGCCGAAGCGGGGTTCAAAATTGGTCGGCGAGAGAGGATTCGAACCTCCGACCCACTGGTCCCAAACCAGTTGCGCTACCAAGCTGCGCTACTCGCCGAAATACTGCTTTTTTTGAATTTCTAGTTCAACTCTTTAAGTCGTGGTGCGAGGGGGGGGACTTGAACCCCCACGTCCGTTAAGACACTAACACCTGAAGCTAGCGCGTCTACCAATTCCGCCACCGTCGCATGTCACAACTTATAATAATGGGGTGGCTAATGGGACTCGAACCCACGACAACTGGAATCACAATCCAGGGCTCTACCAACTGAGCTATAGCCACCACAACTTATTCTTTCACGCGGTTCTGTCTACTTAACAGACCACCGCAGCTCTAGCACCGGGTAAATGGTGCGCCCGACAGGATTCGAACCTGAGACCTCTGCCTCCGGAGGGCAGCGCTCTATCCAGCTGAGCTACGGGCGCTTAGCGCCGTTGCGGGGCTGGATATTACGGAGGTCTCGGCCTGCTGTCTAGTGCTTTTTCAAAATAAATGCGCGTTTGGTTATGCTTTGCGCATTTTACTGTTTCTAACGCTACTTTTTAGCGTTGAGCGTGTCGACTCAGTCCAAAAAGCTTATACGCGACCGATACCGCAGCCATGAAGATCATGCCGACAAACAGCGACATGCGAGTGTCTTCATTGAAATACATGCCGATCAAAACGCAAACCAGGAATGCCATCGTTAAATAGTTCGCCCACGGGAACATAATGGAGCGGAACGGGTGGCTGGCAATTGCTTCTTTATGCGCCTGGCGGAAACGCAACTGGCTGATCAGGATAACAAA
This sequence is a window from Enterobacter sp. 638. Protein-coding genes within it:
- the hemC gene encoding hydroxymethylbilane synthase — its product is MLDNVLRIATRQSPLALWQAQYVKQRLEACHQGLRVELVPMVTRGDVILDTPLAKVGGKGLFVKELEIALLENRADIAVHSMKDVPVEFPEGLGLVTICEREDPRDAFVSNRYASLDDLPKGSVVGTSSLRRQCQLAERRPDLVIRSLRGNVGTRLGKLDNGDYDAIILAVAGLKRLGLESRIRVAMPPELCLPAVGQGAVGIECRLDDDRTRALLSPLNHDETAIRVQAERAMNMRLEGGCQVPIGSYAELINGELWLRALVGAPDGSQMVRGERRGLPQDAEMLGISLADELLNNGARAILADVYNGEPPA
- the hemD gene encoding uroporphyrinogen-III synthase → MNILVTRPSPAGEQLVSRLRALGQVAWSFPLIEFSPGRELSTLADSLYALQEGDLVFALSQHAVEFAQAQLQQENKRWPTAPRYFAIGRTTALALHTVSGIDVRYPLDREISEVLLQLPELQTVAGKRALVLRGNGGRELLGETLTDRGAEVTFCECYQRCAKYYDGAEEAMRWHLRGVDTLVVTSGEMLQQLWSLIPQWYRENWLLRCRLLVVSERLANLARELGWQDIRIADNADNDALLRALQ
- the hemX gene encoding uroporphyrinogen-III C-methyltransferase, giving the protein MTEHEKSSAVVEETRETVEITPQPEMTEKTVEKKNGNNKTSLALSAIAIAIALAAGVGLYGVVKKQATNQSATSDALVNQITALQKAQETQKAELESVIKQQSTQLAEANTKQEELTKQLGEVQEKVATISGTDAKTWLLSQADFLVKLAGRKLWSDQDVTTAAALLKSADASLADMNDPSLITARRAITEDIASLGAVSQVDYDGIILKVNQLSNQIDNLRLADNNDDDTPMDSDGTELSSSLSEWRINLQKSWQNFMDSFITVRRRDETAVPLLAPNQDVYLRENIRSRLLVAAQAVPRHQEETYKQALDNVSTWVRAYYDTSDATTTAFLDDVDKLSQQNITMNVPDQLESQPILEKLMQTRVRNLLAQPGVAAEPAAEAPAAAAESAPQGE
- the hemY gene encoding protoheme IX biogenesis protein HemY, which encodes MLKVLFLFLLLIAGIVLGPMLAGHQGYVLIQTDNYNIETSVTGLVIILILTMVALFAIEWILRRIFRTGAHTRSWFVGRKRRRARKQTEQALLKLAEGDYQQVEKLMTKNADHAEQPVVNYLLAAEAAQQRGDEMRANQHLERASELASNDQIPVEITRVRLQLARGENHAARHGVDRLLEITPHHPEVLRLAEQAYIRTGAWGSLLDIIPSMAKADVGDDEHRDALQRQAWIGLMDQARADLGSDGLKTWWKNQSRKTRQQVPLQVAMAEHLIECDDHDTAQAIILDGLKRQYDDRLVMVIPRLKTNNPEQMEKMLRQQIKTVGDRPLLWSTLGQSLMKHGEWQEASLAFRAALKQRPDAFDYAWLADSLDKQHKPEEAAAMRRDGLLLTLQNNGSQV